A single genomic interval of Lepidochelys kempii isolate rLepKem1 chromosome 13, rLepKem1.hap2, whole genome shotgun sequence harbors:
- the LOC140897339 gene encoding olfactory receptor 11A1-like has product MEKVEGRNQTPIVKFILLGFGNVPELQPLLFLVFLVIYIVTVAGNILIIALVVTDQHLHIPMYFFLGNLSCLETRYTSTILPRLLASLLTGDRSISVKGCILQLYLFGVMSTAECLLLMAMPYDWYLAICNPLRYDALMNGRVCCQLVAGSWISSLVGCAIVDIFFFQLTFCNSKEIDHFFCDFSPMIKLSCDDTQTLQLVTFTISAIGTIVPCLLTLTSYVCIIATILRIPSTTGRQKAFSTCSSHLIVVIVFYGTLITVYVAPTANTPKILHKLFSVFYTVLTPMINPVIYSLRNKEVNESLRKAILKLIASRKGIEP; this is encoded by the coding sequence ATGGAGAAAGTGGAAGGAAGAAATCAAACACCCATCGTGAAATTCATCCTTTTAGGATTTGGGAATGTCCCTGAGCTGCAGCCCCTTCTCTTCCTCGTGTTTCTAGTGATCTACATTGTgactgtggcagggaacatcctCATTATTGCGCTAGTTGTGACTGATCAGCACCTTCACatccccatgtacttcttcctggggaacttgtcctgctTGGAGACCCGCTAcacctccaccatcctgcccaggctgctggccagtctcctgactggGGACAGATCCATTTCTGTAAAGGGCTGCATTCTGCAATTATACTTATTTGGTGTCATGTCAACTGCAGAATGTCTGCTGCTCATGGCAATGCCTTATGATTGGTATTTAGCGATATGCAATCCACTCCGTTATGATGCTCTGATGAATGGCAGGGTTTGTTGCCAACTGGTGGCTGGGTCCTGGATAAGTAGCCTTGTGGGCTGTGCCATAGTAgatattttctttttccaattaACGTTCTGTAATTCCAAAGAAATTGAtcatttcttttgtgatttttcaCCCATGATTAAGCTGTCCTGTGATGACACCCAGACTCTTCAACTGGTAACATTTACTATCTCTGCCATAGGGACAATTGTGCCCTGTCTACTGACCCTGACATCCTACGTTTGTATCATCGCCaccatcctgagaatcccttccaccacggggaggcaaaaggccttttccacctgctcctctcacctcattgTGGTTATAGTTTTCTATGGGACACTGATTACTGTCTATGTGGCTCCAACAGCTAATACTCCCAAGATCCTACACAAACTCTTCTCTGTCTTCTACACAGTCCTGACTCCCATGATCAATCCTGTCATCTATAGCCTGAGAAACAAAGAGGTCAATGAGTCCCTGAGAAAAGCTATTCTTAAACTGATTGCTTCCAGAAAAGGCATAGAACCTTAA